The segment GCGTCATAATCGGCGATGTCCGCTTCATGGAACGTGAAGCGCGACCAACGATCTTCGCCCACGATATCCCGGACTTCATCGAGATTGCGCTGAAACCCCGTGGAAAAATTGTCGATGCCCACAACATTCTGGTCCAGGGCCAACAACGTTTCCAGAATATTGGAACCAATGAAACCGGCCACACCGGTCACGCACCAGGTCCGCGGTGTGGAACGCAGCTGGTCGGCAAGCAAATCGTAGGAAGAAAATGAAGGAGTACGGGTGCTGTTCATAACGCGCTGGATACTATGGAAGGGAAAAGACGGTGGCAACAAAAATATTTGTATATATTTTCAGCATAATAGGAATAGACAGACAAGATCTTTCATTGTCCGCCAACAAACCTGTTGCATATTCAGCCACAACTGTATATAAAACTAAA is part of the Oceanidesulfovibrio indonesiensis genome and harbors:
- a CDS encoding NAD-dependent epimerase/dehydratase family protein, whose translation is MNSTRTPSFSSYDLLADQLRSTPRTWCVTGVAGFIGSNILETLLALDQNVVGIDNFSTGFQRNLDEVRDIVGEDRWSRFTFHEADIADYDACTKVCGNANFVLHQAALGSVPRSLDDPIRTNNSNVTGFLNMLDAARNAGCARFVYACSSSTYGDSPKLPKVEDEI